A part of Betaproteobacteria bacterium genomic DNA contains:
- a CDS encoding glucose 1-dehydrogenase, producing MNGMFDLTGKVAVVTGGNGGIGFGMARGLARAGARVVIAARDAAKSAQAVDALRAIGSDAFAVSADVSNEDSVAALFAEVASRCGRLDILVNNAGTFLRKPPQDTQLAEWQAVMDTNSTGPFLCARAAYPHLCAAGGGKIINVASLVSLFGVAHAAAYSASKGAVLQLTRSLATAWAADRIQVNAVLPGWIDTPMTHDARVPGGELNDRVIARTPAGRWGEIVDFEGVAVFLASTAADFITGTAIAVDGGYSVQI from the coding sequence ATGAACGGAATGTTTGATCTGACCGGCAAAGTGGCCGTGGTCACCGGTGGCAACGGCGGCATCGGTTTCGGCATGGCGCGCGGACTGGCGCGTGCGGGCGCGCGGGTGGTGATCGCCGCACGCGACGCCGCGAAGTCCGCGCAGGCGGTCGACGCGCTGCGCGCGATCGGCTCCGATGCCTTCGCGGTTTCGGCGGACGTCAGCAACGAAGATTCGGTCGCCGCGTTATTCGCCGAGGTCGCCAGCCGATGTGGGCGTCTCGACATCCTGGTCAACAATGCCGGCACCTTCCTGAGAAAACCCCCGCAAGACACGCAGCTCGCCGAGTGGCAGGCAGTGATGGATACCAATTCCACCGGCCCCTTCCTTTGCGCGAGGGCCGCCTATCCCCATCTGTGCGCGGCAGGCGGCGGCAAGATCATCAACGTCGCGTCGCTCGTATCCCTGTTCGGCGTGGCGCATGCAGCCGCCTACAGCGCGAGCAAGGGCGCCGTACTGCAATTGACCCGTTCATTGGCCACCGCGTGGGCGGCAGACCGCATCCAGGTCAATGCCGTGCTGCCCGGCTGGATCGATACGCCCATGACCCACGACGCAAGAGTACCCGGCGGCGAATTAAATGATCGCGTGATCGCACGCACGCCGGCCGGACGCTGGGGCGAGATTGTAGATTTCGAAGGAGTCGCCGTTTTTCTCGCCAGCACTGCCGCGGATTTCATTACTGGCACCGCGATCGCGGTGGATGGCGGTTACTCGGTGCAGATTTGA
- a CDS encoding VIT family protein, with protein MRPRHLEAHRTDRIGWLRAAVLGANDGIVSTASLIVGVAAAHTSHSAILVTGVAGLVAGAMSMAAGEYVSVYSQADTEKADIERERLELAADSAGEHKELAAIYMGRGLDAALAKQVAEQLMAHDALGAHTRDELGISHALAARPLQAALASAGSFAVGAVMPLLVTVLVPEAMLIYAVSGTSLVFLALLGGIAARAGGAPVMTGTIRVTFWGALAMALTAGVGAMFGAVG; from the coding sequence ATGCGCCCACGTCACCTTGAAGCACATCGCACCGATCGAATCGGCTGGCTGCGCGCCGCGGTATTGGGCGCCAATGATGGCATCGTCTCCACTGCGAGCCTGATCGTCGGGGTGGCCGCCGCGCATACCAGCCACAGCGCGATATTGGTTACCGGGGTCGCGGGACTGGTCGCCGGCGCCATGTCGATGGCGGCGGGCGAATACGTCTCGGTCTATTCGCAGGCGGATACCGAGAAGGCGGATATCGAGCGTGAACGCCTGGAACTGGCGGCGGATTCAGCCGGCGAACACAAGGAGCTGGCCGCCATCTACATGGGCCGCGGGCTGGATGCGGCGCTCGCCAAACAGGTCGCAGAACAGCTGATGGCCCACGACGCCCTCGGCGCGCATACCCGCGATGAACTGGGCATCTCGCACGCGCTGGCCGCACGCCCGCTGCAGGCGGCGCTGGCGTCGGCGGGCAGTTTCGCCGTTGGCGCGGTCATGCCGCTGCTGGTGACTGTGCTGGTGCCCGAGGCGATGCTGATCTACGCCGTTTCCGGTACGTCGCTGGTATTCCTCGCGCTGCTCGGCGGCATTGCCGCGCGGGCCGGTGGCGCACCGGTTATGACCGGCACCATTCGCGTGACATTCTGGGGTGCGCTGGCCATGGCGTTGACAGCCGGTGTCGGTGCAATGTTCGGTGCGGTGGGTTGA
- a CDS encoding thiamine pyrophosphate-binding protein, with product MQSEPPTQHGGDRVATALKAHGVRTIFTLCGGHISPILTASKARGIRIVDVRDEATAVFAADATARLSGIPGVAAVTAGPGITNTITALKNAQLAQSPVILIGGAAPTALQGRGALQDIDQRPLVSPHVKLFRKILRVSDLGPGVDEAFAIARAGVPGPVFIECPVDLLYDEATIRQWYADAAGKGTSIADRLLRFYLNRHVEKMFSGSKEFAAPQVQPVTPPRAADSSVQATLSALAKAERPLLVIGSQALSLSAEASRIAEAVAKLGIPVYLSGMARGLLGRDHPLQMRHQRRAALREADCVLLAGVPCDFRLDYGRHVRRKATLIAANRSAKEARMNRRPDIAAIGDAGLFLETLAVGSTANNGGSRGTQWLDQLRSRDAVRETEIDQQAAPTGSYVNPIAFFRALEREAGDNAILVADGGDFVATASYVMHPRAPLSWLDPGVFGTLGVGAGFALGAAVCKPDSEVWIIFGDGACGYGLAEFDTFVRHGIPVIAVVGNDAGWTQIAREQVKMLHDDVATVLARTAYHEVVAGFGAEGILVKNMAEVPAALARARALAKAGKPVLVNVWLDKTEFRDGSISM from the coding sequence ATGCAATCAGAACCACCCACCCAACACGGCGGCGACCGCGTTGCCACCGCGCTAAAAGCGCACGGCGTGCGCACCATTTTCACGCTCTGTGGCGGGCATATCTCGCCGATCCTCACGGCATCGAAGGCGCGCGGCATTCGCATCGTCGATGTGCGCGACGAAGCGACGGCGGTATTCGCCGCCGACGCGACCGCGCGGCTCTCGGGCATCCCCGGCGTCGCGGCCGTGACAGCCGGTCCCGGCATCACCAACACCATCACGGCGCTTAAAAATGCGCAGCTCGCGCAATCACCGGTGATCCTGATCGGTGGCGCGGCGCCCACCGCGCTGCAGGGACGCGGCGCGTTGCAGGATATTGACCAGCGCCCGCTGGTGAGTCCACACGTGAAACTGTTTCGCAAGATTTTGCGGGTGAGTGATCTCGGTCCCGGGGTCGACGAAGCGTTCGCCATTGCCCGCGCGGGTGTGCCCGGCCCGGTGTTTATCGAATGCCCCGTGGATTTACTTTACGACGAAGCCACCATTCGCCAGTGGTACGCCGACGCAGCCGGCAAGGGCACGTCGATTGCCGACCGGCTGCTGCGTTTCTATCTGAACCGCCACGTCGAAAAAATGTTTTCGGGAAGCAAGGAATTCGCCGCACCGCAAGTGCAACCGGTGACGCCACCCCGTGCAGCGGATTCGAGTGTGCAGGCGACGCTCTCCGCGCTGGCGAAGGCCGAGCGGCCGCTGCTGGTGATCGGCAGCCAGGCGCTGAGTCTTTCGGCGGAAGCTTCTCGGATTGCCGAAGCAGTCGCGAAACTGGGGATTCCGGTGTATCTGTCGGGCATGGCACGCGGTCTGCTGGGGCGCGACCATCCCTTGCAGATGCGCCATCAACGGCGCGCGGCGCTGCGCGAGGCGGATTGCGTGCTGCTCGCTGGCGTGCCGTGTGATTTTCGGCTCGATTATGGTCGTCATGTGCGGCGCAAGGCCACGCTGATCGCCGCCAATCGCAGCGCGAAGGAAGCGCGCATGAACCGGCGGCCCGACATCGCCGCCATTGGCGACGCGGGCCTGTTCCTCGAAACGCTTGCGGTCGGATCGACGGCAAACAACGGCGGCTCGCGCGGGACGCAATGGCTCGATCAACTGCGTAGCCGCGATGCCGTGCGTGAGACCGAGATCGATCAGCAGGCGGCACCCACCGGCAGTTACGTCAACCCCATCGCATTTTTTCGTGCACTCGAACGCGAGGCCGGCGACAACGCCATCCTGGTGGCCGATGGCGGTGATTTCGTGGCGACGGCATCGTACGTCATGCATCCGCGCGCGCCGCTCTCCTGGCTCGATCCGGGCGTGTTCGGCACCTTGGGCGTTGGCGCGGGCTTCGCGCTCGGCGCGGCGGTTTGTAAACCGGATAGCGAAGTGTGGATTATTTTCGGCGATGGCGCGTGTGGTTACGGCCTGGCGGAATTCGATACTTTTGTGCGTCACGGCATCCCGGTGATCGCGGTGGTCGGCAACGATGCCGGCTGGACGCAAATCGCCCGCGAACAGGTAAAGATGCTGCACGACGATGTCGCCACGGTGCTCGCGCGCACCGCGTATCACGAGGTCGTGGCGGGTTTCGGTGCGGAAGGTATCCTCGTGAAAAACATGGCTGAGGTGCCTGCGGCGCTGGCACGCGCACGCGCGCTGGCAAAGGCCGGCAAACCGGTGCTGGTGAATGTGTGGCTCGACAAGACCGAATTTCGCGACGGCTCGATTTCGATGTGA
- a CDS encoding AMP-binding protein, which translates to MNDRPWLRYYGTVPHSLSYPDLTLYEVVRATAERVPDAIAWDFFDTTRNYRQFIDDIDRCADALAAVGLKAGDRILISMPTSPQGVSAFYAANKLGALPAMIHPLSTAPEIERYLNISKARIALTLDAFYATFADARPELPLLTLILARIPDALSPRKRFGFWLKKGRHIPRVPADSRVRWWAELMDGRHPVATRALAGTNDPAAILFSGGTTGVPKGIVLSNRNFIAEGMGVATWGGVRDGDSILAILPIFHGFGLAVCINSAFMAGGKSILVPIFTPKIVATLIRTKRPNLLVGVPTLYDALSRDPSLQHADLSCLRATFCGADSLPRPVKERFEKLVHARGGHVQLLEGYGLTEAVSGIMATPVGEYREGSIGLPFPDMLASICRIGTTEALPPGEEGEICIAGPAVMIGYLDEPEATAEALQVHADGRTWLHTGDLGRMDRDGFFYFTARLKRLIKSSGFNVYPAQVEAVLYRHPLVEEACVIGVPDAEQVERVKAVVVLKDPGMANAETEKILMEFCRATLIKWSCPREVEFRRALPMTRVGKIDYKALVAEHVHKPDAAGE; encoded by the coding sequence ATGAATGACCGTCCCTGGTTGCGCTATTACGGTACGGTGCCGCACAGCCTTTCCTATCCGGATCTCACGTTGTACGAGGTTGTCCGTGCGACCGCCGAGCGGGTGCCTGATGCGATCGCGTGGGATTTCTTCGATACCACGCGCAATTACCGGCAATTTATCGATGACATCGATCGCTGCGCGGACGCGCTGGCCGCCGTCGGGCTGAAGGCGGGTGACCGGATATTGATATCGATGCCGACATCGCCGCAAGGCGTGAGCGCTTTCTATGCGGCCAATAAGCTCGGCGCGCTGCCGGCGATGATTCATCCGCTCTCGACCGCGCCCGAAATCGAGCGCTACCTGAATATCAGCAAAGCACGCATTGCGCTCACGCTCGATGCGTTCTACGCCACCTTTGCCGATGCCAGGCCGGAACTGCCGCTCCTTACGCTCATCCTCGCGCGCATTCCCGATGCGCTTTCGCCGAGGAAGCGATTCGGATTCTGGCTGAAGAAAGGGCGGCATATTCCGCGGGTACCAGCGGATTCGCGCGTCCGCTGGTGGGCAGAGCTGATGGATGGGCGTCATCCCGTTGCGACCCGCGCGCTGGCCGGCACCAATGATCCTGCCGCGATCCTGTTTTCCGGAGGCACGACCGGCGTGCCGAAAGGCATCGTGCTATCAAACCGCAACTTTATCGCTGAAGGCATGGGCGTCGCGACCTGGGGTGGCGTTCGCGATGGCGATTCCATTCTCGCCATCCTGCCGATATTCCACGGCTTCGGACTGGCCGTGTGTATCAATTCCGCGTTCATGGCGGGCGGGAAATCGATCCTCGTGCCGATATTCACGCCAAAAATCGTGGCCACGCTGATCCGCACCAAGCGACCCAATTTGCTGGTCGGCGTGCCGACGCTGTATGACGCGCTTTCCCGCGACCCATCGCTTCAGCACGCTGATTTATCCTGCCTGCGGGCCACGTTCTGCGGTGCCGACAGCCTGCCGCGTCCGGTAAAGGAACGATTCGAAAAGCTGGTCCATGCGCGCGGTGGCCATGTGCAATTGCTGGAAGGCTATGGGCTTACCGAGGCCGTGAGCGGCATCATGGCGACTCCGGTGGGGGAATATCGCGAAGGCTCGATCGGCCTGCCGTTTCCCGACATGCTCGCCAGCATCTGCCGCATCGGCACGACCGAAGCGCTTCCTCCCGGCGAAGAAGGCGAGATCTGCATAGCCGGCCCGGCGGTGATGATCGGTTACCTCGATGAACCCGAGGCGACGGCTGAGGCCTTGCAGGTGCACGCCGATGGCCGCACCTGGCTGCACACGGGCGACCTGGGGCGGATGGACCGGGATGGATTTTTCTACTTCACGGCGCGCCTCAAACGCCTGATCAAATCATCCGGCTTCAATGTGTACCCGGCGCAAGTTGAAGCCGTGCTCTATCGGCATCCGCTGGTCGAGGAGGCGTGCGTGATCGGTGTGCCGGACGCGGAACAGGTGGAGCGGGTCAAGGCCGTGGTGGTATTGAAAGACCCGGGAATGGCGAATGCGGAAACGGAAAAAATCCTCATGGAATTCTGCCGTGCCACGCTCATCAAGTGGTCGTGCCCGCGCGAGGTTGAATTCCGGCGTGCGCTGCCAATGACGCGTGTCGGCAAAATTGATTACAAGGCGTTGGTGGCGGAACATGTGCACAAGCCAGACGCAGCAGGGGAGTAG
- a CDS encoding hemerythrin domain-containing protein → MTNALTTIRWEHHSIESVLHALAYFVDQMWAGKRAPDNKVFRAMLQYIDLFAEHLHHPKEDRHLFRRLRLRTHQADDLLDLLEADHRAGAEKIRRLQQAFMRYDEGGPAYFYAFAMAFRDYARFYRAHMRCEEEMLFPLAESMLTDDDWREIDAAFAGHGDFQVSPQTKHDLDNLFDHILSITPAPIGTAPELVGAFRRLA, encoded by the coding sequence ATGACAAACGCGCTAACCACCATCCGCTGGGAACATCATTCAATCGAGTCCGTGCTGCACGCGCTCGCCTATTTTGTCGATCAGATGTGGGCGGGCAAGCGCGCGCCGGACAACAAGGTATTCCGCGCGATGTTGCAGTACATCGATCTGTTCGCCGAGCATTTGCATCATCCGAAGGAAGATCGCCACCTGTTCCGGCGCCTGCGATTGCGCACGCACCAGGCGGACGATTTGCTGGATTTGCTGGAAGCGGATCATCGCGCGGGCGCGGAAAAAATACGCCGCCTGCAACAGGCGTTCATGCGCTACGACGAAGGCGGGCCCGCCTACTTCTACGCCTTTGCGATGGCGTTTCGCGACTATGCGCGGTTCTATCGCGCGCACATGCGCTGCGAAGAGGAGATGCTGTTTCCGCTGGCGGAGAGTATGCTGACTGATGATGACTGGCGTGAAATCGACGCCGCGTTCGCCGGGCATGGCGACTTTCAGGTTTCACCACAGACCAAACACGATTTGGATAATTTATTCGACCACATTCTGAGCATCACGCCCGCGCCGATTGGCACGGCGCCCGAGCTCGTGGGTGCATTTCGCCGCCTCGCCTGA
- a CDS encoding tripartite tricarboxylate transporter substrate binding protein has product MFCQAMQSVRRVTLVLLSVSALLAAATLPGISSAQDYPAKPIKLIIPYPPGGATDVIGRIVALKMSEALGQQLIVDNRAGATGSIGAGAAATSPADGYTLLLGALTSHSINAALQPNLSFDLARDFVPIGVVGQVPLVFVVNPKMPVKTLKELMTYTKANPGVSYASSGNGSPQHMAGELFKSMTKLDMLHVPYKGSGPAMNDLIGGQVQSMIETMPASLQHIKAGSLRALAVALPARSANLPDVPTAAEAGLPDFIVTSMFGLLAPAKTPPAIVAKLTAALEKVLAAPDTQARMEAQGVVTGYLNPADSAKRIKAEIDKWTKVAKDANIKLE; this is encoded by the coding sequence ATGTTCTGTCAGGCTATGCAGTCGGTTCGACGCGTCACTCTTGTTCTGCTCTCGGTCAGCGCGTTGCTGGCGGCCGCGACCTTGCCCGGCATATCGTCGGCGCAGGACTATCCCGCCAAGCCGATCAAACTCATCATTCCCTATCCGCCAGGCGGCGCCACCGATGTGATCGGCCGCATCGTCGCGCTGAAAATGTCCGAGGCGCTGGGGCAGCAACTCATCGTCGACAACCGCGCAGGTGCGACTGGTTCGATTGGTGCCGGCGCCGCCGCAACGTCACCTGCCGATGGCTACACGCTGTTGCTGGGCGCGCTCACCAGCCACTCGATCAACGCCGCGTTGCAGCCCAACCTTTCATTCGACCTCGCCAGGGACTTCGTGCCGATCGGCGTGGTGGGCCAGGTGCCGCTGGTGTTTGTGGTCAATCCTAAAATGCCGGTGAAGACGCTGAAGGAACTGATGACGTACACCAAGGCCAATCCCGGCGTTTCCTATGCGTCGTCGGGAAATGGCTCGCCGCAACATATGGCGGGTGAGTTATTCAAGTCGATGACCAAGCTCGATATGCTGCACGTGCCATACAAAGGAAGCGGACCGGCGATGAATGACCTCATTGGCGGACAGGTGCAAAGCATGATTGAAACCATGCCGGCATCACTGCAGCACATCAAGGCGGGCAGCCTTCGCGCGCTGGCGGTTGCGTTGCCGGCGCGCTCCGCCAATTTACCGGATGTACCCACTGCCGCCGAAGCGGGGCTGCCGGACTTCATTGTGACATCGATGTTCGGGCTGCTGGCGCCCGCCAAGACGCCGCCTGCCATCGTCGCCAAGCTCACCGCCGCGCTGGAGAAGGTATTGGCCGCGCCGGATACGCAGGCACGCATGGAAGCGCAAGGTGTAGTCACGGGTTATCTGAATCCGGCGGATAGCGCCAAGCGCATCAAGGCGGAGATCGACAAGTGGACCAAGGTCGCGAAAGACGCCAATATCAAACTCGAGTAG
- a CDS encoding dihydroxy-acid dehydratase, producing MTTKTGRGLTKGLTSYGDSGFSLFLRKAFIKAMGFTDDALDRPIIGITNTYSDFNPCHGNVPQIIEAVKRGVMQSGGMPFVFPTISIGESFAYPTSMYLRNLMALDTEEMMRAQPVDAVVLIGGCDKTIPAQLMAAASLDIPSIVIPTGPMLTGEHKGERLGACTDCRRFWAKYRAGEIDQAEIDEVNAKLAPTTGTCMVMGTASTIACMVEAAGMSLPGAAAIPAVYAERFRHAETTGRRIVEMTKAPLMPKDILTPESVTNALIVLHAIGGSTNALIHFTAVAARLGIAIDLAAFDQLGRNIPVLVDLKPSGAHYMEHLYEDGGLMAVLKELKPMLHLDCMTVSGRTLGEEIDAANVPATRKVIRLAMSPIFHSGGLAVLKGNLAPRGAIIKHSSATPALLTHRGRAVVFTGIEDLAARIDRDDLDVTADDVLVLQNIGPKGAPGMPEAGYIPIPKKLAKAGVKDMVRMSDARMSGTAFGTIVLHITPEAAERGPFAAVRNGDMISLDVSARTLTLEISDDEMAARLAAWTPPPTLANMPAHGYRKLYQTSVTQADIGCDFDFMLPEMNRTAPILATEGKHA from the coding sequence ATGACAACGAAGACCGGACGTGGCCTCACCAAAGGCCTCACCTCCTATGGGGACAGCGGCTTTTCGCTGTTCCTGCGCAAAGCGTTCATCAAGGCGATGGGCTTTACCGACGATGCGCTCGATCGCCCGATCATCGGCATTACCAATACCTACAGCGATTTCAATCCCTGTCACGGCAATGTCCCGCAGATCATCGAAGCGGTGAAGCGCGGCGTAATGCAATCGGGCGGCATGCCGTTTGTGTTCCCGACCATTTCGATCGGCGAATCATTCGCATACCCGACCAGCATGTACCTTCGAAACCTGATGGCGCTCGATACCGAGGAAATGATGCGCGCACAGCCGGTCGATGCGGTGGTGCTGATCGGCGGCTGCGACAAGACCATTCCGGCGCAGTTGATGGCGGCGGCCTCACTGGATATTCCGTCGATCGTCATTCCCACCGGGCCGATGCTGACCGGCGAACACAAGGGCGAGCGCCTCGGTGCGTGCACCGATTGCCGGCGCTTCTGGGCGAAATATCGCGCGGGTGAAATCGATCAAGCCGAGATTGATGAAGTGAACGCGAAACTGGCGCCGACCACCGGCACCTGCATGGTGATGGGCACCGCCAGCACCATCGCCTGCATGGTCGAAGCGGCGGGCATGAGCCTGCCTGGGGCGGCGGCGATTCCGGCGGTGTATGCAGAGCGCTTTCGCCACGCGGAGACGACCGGACGCCGGATCGTGGAGATGACCAAGGCGCCATTGATGCCCAAAGACATTCTCACCCCCGAGTCCGTGACCAACGCACTGATCGTGCTGCACGCGATCGGCGGTTCCACCAATGCGCTGATTCATTTCACGGCGGTCGCGGCGCGCCTCGGCATCGCCATCGATCTGGCCGCGTTCGATCAACTCGGGCGAAACATCCCGGTGCTGGTCGATCTGAAACCCAGCGGCGCGCATTACATGGAGCATCTCTATGAAGATGGCGGCCTGATGGCGGTGCTGAAAGAATTGAAGCCGATGCTGCATCTGGATTGCATGACGGTGAGCGGTCGCACGCTGGGCGAGGAAATCGATGCCGCCAACGTGCCCGCCACGCGCAAGGTAATCCGCCTTGCGATGTCACCGATCTTTCACTCGGGCGGGCTTGCGGTATTGAAAGGCAACCTCGCGCCACGCGGCGCGATCATCAAGCATTCCTCGGCGACACCAGCACTGTTGACACACCGTGGCCGCGCCGTGGTATTTACCGGCATCGAGGATCTTGCCGCGCGCATCGACCGCGATGATCTCGATGTGACGGCGGATGACGTGCTGGTGTTGCAGAATATTGGCCCCAAAGGCGCGCCCGGCATGCCGGAGGCCGGTTACATCCCTATCCCGAAAAAGCTGGCGAAGGCGGGCGTGAAGGACATGGTGCGAATGTCGGATGCGCGCATGAGCGGCACTGCGTTCGGCACCATCGTGCTGCACATCACGCCCGAGGCGGCGGAACGGGGACCTTTCGCCGCCGTGCGCAACGGCGACATGATCAGCCTGGATGTTTCGGCGCGAACCTTGACACTGGAAATCAGCGACGACGAAATGGCCGCACGCCTTGCTGCATGGACGCCGCCGCCGACGCTGGCCAACATGCCCGCTCACGGCTATCGCAAGCTATACCAGACCAGCGTCACGCAGGCGGACATTGGTTGCGATTTTGATTTCATGCTGCCGGAGATGAACCGGACCGCGCCCATTCTTGCCACGGAGGGCAAACATGCTTGA
- a CDS encoding NAD-binding protein, with translation MLDAPSRSAALVVGGGTMGADVALVLARAGCKTIVLEAADARRKLLPDYFARGMTDLGYANRLGKLSACASLDEVPWNEIDLVIECIPERLDIKQTLFAELVRRARPDALLTSNSSSFPISAIAANLDTASRMLGLHFFMPAHLVPLVEVILGKTSDPAHAQTLAAFMRACGMVPVIVKKDLPGFLANRLQHALAREAFAMIDDGIATAEDVDNAVRFGFGFRFLAAGPVLQRDHAGVEVHAAAATTMYPSLSAATVPAKVLRDKVSAGKLGMKTGEGFYRWTQESAAAERKRYDDLLRAGLKLIAAELPRISPDTDK, from the coding sequence ATGCTTGACGCACCGTCACGTTCCGCCGCGCTGGTCGTCGGCGGCGGCACCATGGGCGCCGATGTGGCGCTGGTATTGGCGCGCGCCGGATGCAAGACCATCGTGCTCGAAGCCGCCGACGCGCGGCGTAAATTGTTGCCGGATTATTTCGCGCGCGGCATGACCGATCTCGGTTACGCCAACCGCCTCGGCAAACTGTCGGCGTGCGCATCGCTCGATGAAGTACCGTGGAACGAAATTGATCTGGTCATCGAATGCATTCCCGAGCGCCTCGATATCAAGCAAACGTTGTTTGCCGAACTGGTGCGCCGCGCGCGGCCCGATGCACTGCTCACCAGCAATAGCTCCAGCTTTCCCATCAGCGCCATCGCCGCCAATCTCGATACGGCGTCACGCATGCTCGGACTGCATTTCTTCATGCCGGCGCACCTGGTGCCGCTGGTGGAAGTCATCCTCGGCAAGACCAGCGATCCCGCGCATGCGCAAACACTCGCGGCCTTCATGCGCGCCTGCGGCATGGTACCGGTCATCGTCAAAAAAGACCTGCCCGGATTTCTCGCCAATCGCCTGCAGCACGCGCTTGCCCGCGAAGCGTTTGCCATGATCGATGACGGCATCGCCACCGCCGAGGATGTGGACAATGCGGTGCGCTTCGGCTTCGGTTTTCGTTTCCTCGCGGCGGGCCCGGTGCTGCAACGCGACCACGCGGGCGTGGAAGTCCATGCAGCCGCCGCCACAACCATGTATCCCTCGCTCTCGGCCGCGACCGTGCCGGCCAAAGTGCTGCGCGACAAAGTGTCCGCCGGGAAACTCGGCATGAAGACCGGCGAAGGGTTCTATCGCTGGACGCAGGAGTCCGCGGCGGCGGAACGCAAGCGCTACGATGACCTGCTGCGCGCCGGGCTCAAGTTGATCGCGGCGGAGTTGCCGCGTATCTCACCAGATACCGATAAGTAG